A region from the uncultured Holophaga sp. genome encodes:
- a CDS encoding carboxylesterase family protein: protein MILLLACGGGGGGGNGAGTAAAITLQPESQVVTVGQGASFRAAATGNPAPALQWESSTDGVSWQVVPGATTGTCSITTTVADDGLRYRMKASNASGTVYTATASLQVLATTQAVTGWGLVQGLGYDGGIKFLGIPYAKPPVGALRWKAPEDPAAWSGLLNTQTFRDRCPQMLFQQGDTTGTLEGDEDCLYLNVWTPDLSNPSLPVLVFLHGGAHQQGAPDETAQGVQLYDGARLARLGPAVVVTPEFRVGPLGYLVHPGLDAESASNRSGNFGVLDQIKALQWVHDNIAHFGGDPSKVLVFGQSAGAVDAGNLLLAPGAAGLFQRVAMESGMPVLKDYAQASSEGMAWADGLGVTGTDSEKVAQLRALPAATLVATETNPLAGGFVQQAWQPTLDGVTFPLGPDAAFAAGQFNQVPVLLGSTAAEMSLTAPATVTPTQVSLLLALMVPAAYRDQAAALYPGGSSNDEAREAYIQILTDAQFTAGVRRTARALSAWSGSPVYRYFFTHTQAGSYAGLEAYHGIDLFYVFNTLDDTAYASLGLKTAADQGVEDALRSAWVSFASTGQPPAAWPALGGDTDRYMEVGDALDGTQAGVRTEKCDLWDALR from the coding sequence TTGATCCTGCTGCTGGCTTGCGGGGGTGGTGGGGGAGGGGGTAATGGCGCCGGGACGGCCGCGGCCATCACCCTCCAGCCGGAGTCTCAGGTGGTGACCGTGGGGCAGGGGGCGAGCTTCAGGGCTGCGGCCACCGGGAACCCGGCACCCGCCCTCCAATGGGAGAGTTCCACGGATGGCGTGTCCTGGCAGGTGGTGCCCGGTGCCACCACGGGCACCTGCTCCATCACCACCACCGTCGCCGATGACGGCCTCCGGTACCGGATGAAGGCGAGCAATGCCTCCGGTACGGTCTATACCGCGACGGCCTCCCTCCAGGTCCTGGCTACCACCCAGGCCGTGACTGGGTGGGGGCTGGTGCAGGGCCTGGGCTATGACGGAGGGATCAAGTTCCTTGGCATCCCCTACGCCAAGCCCCCAGTGGGGGCGCTTCGCTGGAAAGCCCCCGAGGATCCCGCGGCGTGGAGTGGGCTCCTGAACACTCAGACCTTCCGGGATCGATGCCCCCAGATGCTCTTCCAGCAGGGCGATACCACCGGGACCCTGGAAGGGGATGAGGACTGCCTCTATCTCAATGTCTGGACCCCGGACCTCAGCAACCCTTCACTGCCGGTCCTGGTGTTCCTCCACGGGGGCGCCCACCAGCAGGGGGCCCCGGATGAGACCGCCCAGGGTGTCCAGTTGTACGACGGCGCACGCCTGGCCCGCCTCGGGCCTGCGGTGGTGGTGACCCCGGAGTTCCGGGTGGGGCCCCTCGGCTACCTGGTCCACCCCGGGCTGGATGCCGAGAGCGCCAGCAACCGCTCGGGCAACTTCGGGGTCCTGGATCAGATCAAGGCGCTGCAGTGGGTCCATGACAACATCGCCCACTTCGGTGGGGACCCCTCGAAGGTCCTGGTCTTCGGCCAGAGTGCGGGCGCCGTGGATGCGGGGAACCTGCTCCTGGCCCCAGGTGCTGCTGGACTCTTCCAGCGGGTGGCCATGGAGAGCGGCATGCCTGTCCTGAAGGACTATGCCCAGGCCAGCAGCGAAGGCATGGCCTGGGCCGACGGCCTGGGGGTCACGGGTACCGACAGCGAGAAGGTGGCCCAGCTCCGTGCCCTGCCCGCCGCGACCCTGGTGGCCACTGAGACCAATCCCCTGGCGGGTGGTTTCGTCCAGCAGGCCTGGCAGCCCACCCTGGATGGGGTCACCTTTCCCCTGGGGCCCGATGCGGCCTTCGCCGCTGGGCAGTTCAACCAGGTCCCGGTTCTCCTGGGCTCCACGGCCGCTGAGATGAGCCTCACGGCTCCGGCGACCGTGACGCCGACCCAGGTGTCCCTGCTCTTGGCGCTCATGGTCCCGGCGGCTTACCGGGACCAGGCGGCGGCCCTCTATCCTGGGGGCAGCAGCAATGATGAAGCGCGGGAAGCCTATATCCAGATCCTCACGGACGCCCAGTTCACGGCCGGTGTGCGGCGGACGGCGCGCGCCCTCTCGGCATGGTCGGGGAGTCCGGTCTACCGCTACTTCTTCACTCACACCCAGGCGGGGAGCTATGCAGGCCTGGAGGCCTACCACGGCATCGATCTCTTCTATGTCTTCAACACCCTGGACGATACCGCCTACGCCAGCCTCGGCCTGAAGACCGCGGCGGACCAGGGGGTGGAGGACGCCCTCCGCTCGGCCTGGGTCAGCTTCGCCTCTACTGGGCAGCCGCCTGCGGCTTGGCCTGCGCTCGGGGGGGATACGGACCGCTACATGGAGGTGGGGGATGCTCTGGACGGCACCCAGGCCGGGGTGCGGACGGAGAAGTGCGACCTCTGGGATGCCCTCCGCTGA
- the rplS gene encoding 50S ribosomal protein L19 — MNIIDRLEAGLLRTDLPRLTPGDTVKVHVKVKEGEKERIQVFQGTVISLRGGGMRASFTVRKISSGVGVERIFPLNSPSIDKMEVIRHGKVRRAKLYFLREKLGKAGRLKEVRRTESAQ, encoded by the coding sequence ATGAACATCATCGACCGCCTCGAAGCCGGCCTCCTCCGCACGGACCTTCCCCGCCTCACCCCCGGCGACACCGTCAAGGTGCACGTCAAGGTGAAGGAAGGCGAGAAGGAGCGCATCCAGGTTTTCCAGGGCACCGTCATCAGCCTCCGTGGCGGTGGCATGCGCGCCTCCTTCACCGTCCGCAAGATCAGCAGCGGCGTCGGTGTCGAGCGCATCTTCCCCTTGAACAGTCCCTCCATCGACAAGATGGAAGTGATCCGTCACGGCAAGGTGCGTCGCGCCAAGCTCTACTTCCTCCGGGAGAAGCTGGGCAAGGCCGGCCGCCTCAAGGAAGTCCGTCGCACCGAGTCCGCCCAGTAG
- a CDS encoding radical SAM protein, which translates to MGLNELIINEIFLSIQGEGTRAGRPCLFIRTTGCPLRCVYCDTTYAFGEGLPMELEAILEEVLRRIGPPRRGPNAPFVELTGGEPLAQVASLRLMQALLDRGYEVALETAGSHDLASVPREVVKIADRKTPGSGMAERWLESNLDHLVSGQDELKFVLCGEEDYAWARDWCLERHLPERLHILFSPAWGRIDPRWLAEQIVADGLDVRFQLQLHKLVWPPEQRGV; encoded by the coding sequence ATGGGCTTGAATGAATTAATTATAAATGAAATTTTCCTCTCCATCCAGGGCGAGGGCACCCGGGCCGGGCGGCCCTGTCTCTTCATCCGCACCACGGGCTGCCCTCTGCGCTGCGTATACTGCGACACCACCTATGCCTTCGGGGAGGGGTTACCGATGGAGCTGGAGGCCATCCTGGAGGAGGTGCTGCGGCGCATCGGTCCGCCCCGCCGGGGCCCCAACGCGCCCTTCGTGGAGTTGACCGGGGGCGAGCCCCTGGCCCAGGTCGCCAGTCTTCGCCTGATGCAGGCCCTCCTGGACCGGGGCTACGAGGTGGCCCTGGAGACTGCGGGGAGCCATGACCTCGCTTCCGTGCCCCGGGAGGTGGTCAAGATCGCTGATCGCAAGACCCCCGGCAGCGGCATGGCCGAACGCTGGCTGGAGTCGAACCTGGACCACCTCGTGAGCGGCCAGGATGAGCTCAAGTTCGTCCTCTGCGGCGAGGAGGACTATGCCTGGGCCCGGGACTGGTGCCTGGAGCGTCACTTGCCGGAGCGGCTCCACATCCTCTTCAGCCCCGCCTGGGGGCGCATCGATCCCCGTTGGCTGGCCGAGCAGATCGTGGCGGATGGATTGGATGTGCGCTTCCAGCTCCAGCTCCACAAGCTGGTCTGGCCTCCTGAACAGCGAGGGGTCTGA
- the dtd gene encoding D-aminoacyl-tRNA deacylase — MKAVIQRVKRACVSSEGRSSEIGRGLLVLAGLETGDTEATCAWAAAKIAGLRIFDDGEGRMNLGLADVGGEVLAVSQFTLAGSIERGRRPSFDSAMPADQARGLFEVFLERLRGEGCRVASGFFQCHMEVELVNDGPVTFILERR, encoded by the coding sequence ATGAAGGCCGTCATCCAACGCGTGAAGCGGGCCTGTGTCAGCTCCGAGGGCCGCTCCTCGGAGATCGGGCGGGGCCTCCTGGTCCTTGCCGGGTTGGAGACCGGGGACACCGAGGCCACCTGTGCCTGGGCCGCCGCCAAGATCGCCGGACTCCGGATCTTCGACGATGGCGAAGGCCGCATGAACCTGGGTCTGGCCGATGTTGGAGGCGAAGTGCTGGCGGTCTCCCAGTTCACCCTGGCTGGCAGCATCGAACGGGGGCGGCGCCCCTCCTTCGACAGCGCCATGCCCGCCGACCAGGCCCGGGGCCTCTTCGAAGTCTTCCTGGAGAGGCTCAGGGGCGAGGGCTGCCGGGTCGCGTCCGGCTTCTTCCAGTGCCACATGGAGGTGGAACTGGTGAACGACGGACCCGTGACCTTCATCCTGGAGCGTCGCTGA
- a CDS encoding SDR family oxidoreductase → MEERRGWWILVGGRRRLGRAFAEQWIRERNLVLTSSRAWEDDADWVESLRRTGEVRTLRWQAEDPGLVIQMMADLEALAGEGISLANALIASSTFPMAPLGSWTAESLEATWRMNLSFPFLVAQALAPHMAEGGCLQFLLDTAIHRPWLKRLPYSAAKSGLAALVPGLAQLLAPRVRVVGHAVGVVLADEGSDPAFLASRSLLKRLGEPEDLDRAIRYAAESPYLTGDILTLDGGRRWA, encoded by the coding sequence GTGGAGGAACGGAGAGGCTGGTGGATCCTGGTGGGCGGTCGGCGGCGCCTGGGACGCGCCTTCGCGGAGCAGTGGATACGGGAGCGGAACCTGGTGCTGACCAGCTCCCGCGCCTGGGAGGATGACGCAGACTGGGTCGAATCGCTTAGGCGGACCGGCGAAGTGAGGACCCTGCGCTGGCAGGCGGAGGACCCTGGCCTCGTGATCCAGATGATGGCAGATCTGGAGGCCCTGGCGGGGGAGGGGATCTCGCTTGCCAATGCCCTCATCGCCAGCAGCACCTTCCCCATGGCCCCCCTGGGCTCCTGGACTGCGGAGTCCCTGGAGGCCACCTGGCGGATGAACCTCAGCTTCCCCTTCCTGGTGGCCCAGGCCCTGGCCCCGCACATGGCCGAGGGGGGATGTCTCCAGTTCCTGCTGGACACGGCCATCCATCGGCCCTGGCTGAAGCGGCTCCCCTATTCTGCCGCCAAGTCGGGCCTGGCGGCCCTGGTGCCCGGGCTCGCCCAGCTCCTGGCGCCCAGGGTGCGGGTGGTGGGCCATGCCGTGGGGGTGGTCCTGGCCGACGAGGGCTCCGATCCCGCCTTCCTGGCCTCCCGCAGTCTGCTCAAGCGCCTGGGTGAACCGGAGGATCTGGACCGGGCCATCCGCTATGCCGCGGAGAGTCCCTATCTCACCGGGGATATCCTGACCCTGGATGGAGGTCGGCGATGGGCTTGA